TGGGTCAGTTTGTGTTGTAACCTGTAGGGGTCCATCGTGTGTTGTGTCAGTGGCAGCTCATTGTTGTCGGGTCTCGGTGTTTGGCTGTTCGTACACTGCAGCCACTCTGATGTTGGTCTGCTTGGCTCGACCCTTTTGGTTTGTGGCTACTGCACTTCACTTTTGTGTCGGTCAactgttactgtgtttgtgttggaaaaTGCAGTAAGATACAGCCCTGGCAGGCAGCACTTGTTGCCATTTCAATGAATAAATAGTACGGTGGTAATTTGACCACTGGTCTGTTATATTTGTGCCCCCTTGGCtaaatatatttgtgtttgtgacaagCTATTTATTTGCTTTGAAGCTGGAGGTCTTCcggctgtgtgctgtttgtgctttcctctcctgtcctctctagCTCTGCCCAGGTGTGCACCTGAGCTGGGACTGAAGGAGGCCTCTGGCtttgggactgctggtcaggaTCAGCCTGGGATGTTGTGTTGTGCTTTGACCTTATGTCTTTTGTTAGCCGTGATTTATTGCCTtggttgtttgtgtctttatgtTAATAAGTCCCATTGATTTGGtagttttgaatgttttttggGGGAGTCAGTGGTGCAGTGTTGTTCGCGCCATAGGGCCACCTAAAGGGTGGGGGTGTAGAGAGAAATGACAACAGCTGGTAGCTagataattacaaaaaatacaTGTAACAGTGTTAAGAGTATGAGgagtgaaaatgtttaaatatttttgatttattGCAGTGAAAAGAGCATATTTTGGTACATTCCTCACATACCTACTGGTggagttttgtattttttacttcatCACTTCCAGCAGCATGTTGTCCACTCATGGAAAGAATTGTGTTTGGAGCTGACTCACCCAAGTTGATCCACACTCCACCAGGCTTCAGAATCTTCCAGATGGTCTCCACATACTCGATGACATTATGGGCTGTGTCGATAAAGAAGCAGGTCGCCACGCAGTCCCACGAATCTGACCAAAACAGACGATACATTACAACACGAACACTTTTAATTCATATTACTAAACATGCACAACTTAACATTGATCAATTAttcatcatttacatttcattcacatcaaaatgatccattttgtttttggtctttttagagaaaatgtgatgataTACACCTTTCCCCAGATGGAGATCAGCTGTATCTGAATTCAGTGTATGATCTGTGACCCGTTCTGGAAGCCTGGAGAATCGACTCCTCAGCCCAAACATAATCTCAGAGGTGTTCTGTGATTATTTGAGCCAGAAATTACTACATTTGCAGGAGCTTCTGGAAAAAGTTTCAGTACTTTTCTGACATTGAACACTGCAAGGCTGCTGGGACAAGTACAGTTGTTTTATGGAGCCTGCTGAGAGCAATTTACAGCGTGTGAGTGAGGGCATTTTGGTTTTGTGAGGTGAAAGATTCAGTTTGTACTGACCTGTTTCACTGTAGACTTCCACAAAGTCCCCTGCCACCATGGAGAAGTCTGCCTTCAGTGGTAAGCTCTGAGGGTTGACATCAGGGAATCTGACTGGTCGCGTTTGGTCGGAGGATTTCTTGTTGTTGCTGAACTGGTGGATCCAGGGGTACACGGTCAGAGAGTTCACCTGGTCACACCTGAATGGAGCAGAGGTCCAGAGGTCAGAATTCTACTGCCAAACAACTGAATAAGTGATCACTGACACACTATAGAATTAAATCTGATTAATGGACAGTTCCACCTAAAGCAAGCGGAGATATCGTGCATGCATGTACACGTAGGAAGGTGTAGGCCCGAGGTGTTGTGTGAGGCAGCTGGAGCGACAGGAGTGCTCGTGTCAGTATGTGCTGTACCTATTGAGAACAAAGTTTGAAGAGAAGAGCATGAAGAAGCTCCATTCGTTGCCCTGGCAAGTGTAGCCCAGCCGAGCGATCTCCCAGGCTAGACGGCCAAGCCCAGCACCCGGAACCAGCACGCTCACCTTAGACACATCACTGACAtaataaaatgcacaaaatgcaaatatcaCATAGAAAACATGTAGTAAGGCACAATATCACAATTATGACAAGGTGTTCTGATaccaaagcaaatgaaaaaggtGATTTCTTGTATCATTTAGTATCCACATATCATGTCTGAGCGTCACTGGCCTTAGCTTTCTTGGCAAGCATGCAGGTGTTTATGTGGTAGTCTGTGTGAGCGAGCGTATGTTTCCTACTACTGGTCACTTGGAAAGAGCCTCTGGATCTCTTCGATGATGGGCCGGTAGCAGGAATCCCTCTCGGCCCGGCCCACCTCGCTCCAGTCCCTGACAAACTGCTTTATGGTGGACTTCAGCTTGTCCATGTCAAAGGTGGTGGATGGGCGCACTTTCCGTGGATCCTCCTGGAAGTTGAATGAAGACAACATCTTAATGTAAACTCCTTGAGTAAAtagcaaataacaaaaaataaataaaaaaattcaaCCTGTGTGTATTCCGCATACAAGCAGCGGACTACCTGGTGTAAGTCGAGCCTTACCCTCTCGCCGTACTCAATGTTCTCAAACATGTGGAGGCTGTTGTGAATGAtggcctgcagcagctcctggttGTGGTCAGCACACTGGCTGATCTGGGCCAGGTTGGACAAAACATCTGGCAGCAAATTCTGGTGGTGCTGTGGCAAGCTCCGAAACTGACGCTCGGCACGTTTGACCTGCTCCTCGACATGGACCCTGACGAGACGAGACacaagcagaagaggaagaagcactCAGACCTGGTGCTTATACAAACAGCAATACTACAGTGTataaatactctgttacaagtcatgtttttaaagtttaactTCAGTAAAAGCACCAAAGTATTAACAtcaaaaatacacttaaatgaCCAAAAGTACTAATGATACAGAATGACATTAATGTACTCAACACTTTAATGATGAAGCTGGTAAAGGTGTTTTAACTACTTTCCAGAGTTTATCTGCTAGACAGCTTGTGAGTTTCTTCCTGGGGTAGAGCTAAAATCAGATGATTACTTAATTAACGTAACAAGAAGCTAATTAAACACAACACGACGAAACTGTGGGAAGCATTAAACTAATGCTGGGATAAAGATGAACGACCTCACTTAGCAGTTTTCCCTCCAAACCGAGTTATCCGTCCTTTGCTACCGTTAACGTTATTTGCTAACACTATCGTCTATCGACACAAACCGACGTTTCCTGGCTCGTAGTTCATTTTAAGCATCGATATTATACCTGTAAAATCTAAAAGCATCCACTATTCTCCAGAAATGTTGCCTCTCCAGTCTGGCCTCCTCCTCGGGGCTGCATTTTATTCTCTCCTTGTGATAATATGGTCCTTCTTTTGCGGAGTCTCCTGTTGTTTCGGCCATGTTTGAAAGAAAATTACAGCCATCCTATCAAAACGCGACAATTTTCTTCTTCGTGGATTCATTAATTCCAGCGGACCAGAGTCCGCGAGGCGCGTTGCTCCCACCTACAGTTGGATGATTGTACTTCGGTTAGCTGAAAGCAAACAAAGGTTAGTGGGCTGAAAAACTGCATGCCGTTTCAATCGTTCTGAAAAGGTATAGAAAAAGGTCATTTGGAGCTTTTATTGAGATAAACAAGAAAATTCTtattcaaaaacatttgaatgtgttgggctgtttcattttaaactAATCAGTGACTAATGCTATCTCTGACAAGGTGAAAGACCTCCAGTCACTGTTGGGTTTAAGCATTAAATAAGGAGCTGGTAATGCTTTACACATTATATTGCATAAATTTCCTTATGAAACCCCCATCTTCATATATGGACAATATTCACAAATATTACACAACATTTCACAGTAAAGGGTTTGTGTACAAAACAGCTGAGTCACATTTGATGAAAGAGATATATCAACGTCTGGCTGGGATGTATTATTTACTGTCTTAGTGACTGGGGAAATGACACAACACTCAGTCAAATGCTGAACAGGAGACTGATAAAAATGTTATGGGATGCTTCAAAAATACTTCATAGTCCCTGAATTTATTGTATTCTTtctaaaatattttctttgttgtacTGATGTCTGTTGATAATATTTTATccttgtatttttgtgtgtttgctacACATTCAATCATTAAGCAAGAGACCACAAGacaaatttcagtttttctgagtATTTTATATGTGATGCAACAGCTGTGCTTCTGTAAACACAAAGTGTTTATTCCATCAGATGGTTGGGTTGATAATTTTGCCCATGAAGAGCATTTTTTCTGTGCTGGGCTCAGTGATGATGACCATGAATGGACGATTGATCTTCAAAACGGGGAAGTAAGGCATGGACATAAGTGTGATGCCGACGCCTGTAGCAGCTGTAGCAGTGGCTCCGGCCTCGTCCACATCCAGGGTGGCTTGGTGCACCACCTTCAGAGCAATGGAGGCAGAGTTAGGTGGAGGGAACATACTGAAGTAAATGTGTGCGCAGTAACATTTGCCGTCTTTACCTCTGAGACGGCCATTTTTTGACCCTCTGTAATGCCACTCAAATCTGCACGATCACCAAACATGTCTGACATTCCCATTTCAGACAACATGTTGGCCAGAGAGAAGGAACTCTTGATGGAGATCTTTGGAATGTATACATCATAACTcctgagaggaaaatgagaaacacagtgaacacagtgaTTGATCTGACAGGACAAAGCAGAGTTCTTAATACTATCAAGCCTTCCTTTAAAAACCAAGAATTTAAGGATGACTTCAGACTCTCCCAACCTGGACTCCATTTTCTTCAGCCATTTGGTGACATGACCTGGAGAAATGTCATTCTCCAGTGTTGCCATATCATcaggcaacagcagcagcatagaGTAGGAGCTGTTGAAGGGGAGGTGGAGGACTGAGGTGTTCATGGCCTGGTCATAATAGATATCAAATGCCCTCTTCTTATTCATCATCTGTACGGGAACCTGCGGAATTACAGTTCAAACATGAAGTCCCTTGActggaaaagacagacagtatGAAGGATGCACAATAATCCAATCTGAATATATGAAGCAACTCTGAACCTTGGTGCTCTCATCCACCATGAATATGTCCTCCTTGGTGAGTTCAGGGTCAAATGGAGTCGCCCACTTTCCTGTTTGACGAGGATGAGCAGGATCAGAACCCAACTTATGGTTGATAGATGA
This Chaetodon auriga isolate fChaAug3 chromosome 5, fChaAug3.hap1, whole genome shotgun sequence DNA region includes the following protein-coding sequences:
- the carnmt1 gene encoding carnosine N-methyltransferase, with translation MAETTGDSAKEGPYYHKERIKCSPEEEARLERQHFWRIVDAFRFYRVHVEEQVKRAERQFRSLPQHHQNLLPDVLSNLAQISQCADHNQELLQAIIHNSLHMFENIEYGEREDPRKVRPSTTFDMDKLKSTIKQFVRDWSEVGRAERDSCYRPIIEEIQRLFPSDQYDVSKVSVLVPGAGLGRLAWEIARLGYTCQGNEWSFFMLFSSNFVLNRCDQVNSLTVYPWIHQFSNNKKSSDQTRPVRFPDVNPQSLPLKADFSMVAGDFVEVYSETDSWDCVATCFFIDTAHNVIEYVETIWKILKPGGVWINLGPLLYHFENMANELSVELSYEDIRTAIVSFGFHMEVEKESVQTTYTENDRSMLRYIYDCVFFVARKPADLYFNSQEDDQQPISPPAAKSPRREDADSLT